One Primulina tabacum isolate GXHZ01 chromosome 10, ASM2559414v2, whole genome shotgun sequence DNA segment encodes these proteins:
- the LOC142506152 gene encoding cyclin-D3-2-like isoform X1: MSSSQKKMVSHFQEQKSLVQNSILDDLYCEEERFDEYSGLDILDFNEIEEKPLPFICESYFSWEDDEVVTLLIKEKDQAELRCHEINSDGFLGTGRNEAVKWMLKVIAHYGFTVMTGVLAVLYYDRFVSSPCFQKDKPWMSQLAAVACLSIAAKLEETQVPPLLDLQVEESKYVFEAKTIQRGELLVLSTLKWKVNLVTPLSFFDHIVRRFGLITNLHTEFLRSCESLILTIVTDCRFVHFLPSVIAAATMKYVIREVQPSVAPEYENQLVTVLKTSKDKIDACHTLILELMDDHNRRPCHKRKYNFIPSSPSGVIDSYFSSDSSNDSWAYVSPGSSSPEPLFKRSRILDQHTLVASLSSNLPVGVTDHPH; this comes from the exons ATGTCTTCTTCCCAGAAGAAGATGGTTTCCCATTTCCAAGAACAAAAGTCCCTTGTCCAAAATTCAATTCTTGACGACCTTTACTGTGAGGAAGAGCGTTTTGATGAATATTCGGGTTTGGATATTTTGGATTTTAATGAGATTGAAGAAAAGCCCTTGCCTTTTATATGCGAGAGTTATTTTTCCTGGGAGGATGATGAGGTTGTCACCCTTCTGATCAAGGAAAAAGATCAGGCGGAACTGAGATGTCATGAAATTAATTCTGATGGGTTTTTGGGTACGGGGAGAAACGAGGCTGTTAAATGGATGTTGAAGGTGATTGCCCATTACGGGTTCACTGTCATGACTGGTGTTTTAGCTGTGTTATACTATGACAGATTCGTGTCAAGCCCTTGTTTTCAGAAAGATAAGCCATGGATGAGTCAACTGGCTGCTGTGGCTTGTCTTTCTATAGCTGCAAAACTGGAGGAAACTCAAGTGCCTCCTCTGTTAGACCTTCAA GTGGAAGAATCCAAGTATGTTTTCGAGGCAAAGACGATACAGAGAGGGGAGCTATTGGTGCTCTCGACGCTTAAATGGAAGGTGAATCTCGTTACACCACTCTCATTCTTTGACCACATTGTTAGGAGATTTGGATTGATCACCAATTTACACACCGAGTTCTTGAGGAGCTGTGAGAGTCTCATACTCACTATCGTAACCG ATTGTAGGTTCGTGCATTTTCTTCCTTCTGTCATTGCTGCTGCAACAATGAAGTATGTTATCAGAGAGGTCCAGCCTTCTGTTGCCCCGGAATACGAAAACCAACTCGTGACCGTGCTAAAAACTAGCAAG GACAAGATCGATGCTTGCCATACACTCATTCTGGAGCTAATGGATGACCATAATCGCAGGCCTTGCCACAAGAGAAAGTATAACTTCATACCCAGTAGCCCAAGTGGTGTGATCGATTCATATTTCAGCTCCGATAGTTCAAATGATTCATGGGCATATGTTTCGCCTGGTTCATCCTCTCCGGAGCCATTATTTAAGAGAAGCAGAATTCTGGATCAGCACACCTTAGTAGCTTCATTAAGCAGTAATTTGCCTGTTGGTGTGACCGACCATCCCCATTGA
- the LOC142506152 gene encoding cyclin-D3-2-like isoform X2: MSSSQKKMVSHFQEQKSLVQNSILDDLYCEEERFDEYSGLDILDFNEIEEKPLPFICESYFSWEDDEVVTLLIKEKDQAELRCHEINSDGFLGTGRNEAVKWMLKVIAHYGFTVMTGVLAVLYYDRFVSSPCFQKDKPWMSQLAAVACLSIAAKLEETQVEESKYVFEAKTIQRGELLVLSTLKWKVNLVTPLSFFDHIVRRFGLITNLHTEFLRSCESLILTIVTDCRFVHFLPSVIAAATMKYVIREVQPSVAPEYENQLVTVLKTSKDKIDACHTLILELMDDHNRRPCHKRKYNFIPSSPSGVIDSYFSSDSSNDSWAYVSPGSSSPEPLFKRSRILDQHTLVASLSSNLPVGVTDHPH; this comes from the exons ATGTCTTCTTCCCAGAAGAAGATGGTTTCCCATTTCCAAGAACAAAAGTCCCTTGTCCAAAATTCAATTCTTGACGACCTTTACTGTGAGGAAGAGCGTTTTGATGAATATTCGGGTTTGGATATTTTGGATTTTAATGAGATTGAAGAAAAGCCCTTGCCTTTTATATGCGAGAGTTATTTTTCCTGGGAGGATGATGAGGTTGTCACCCTTCTGATCAAGGAAAAAGATCAGGCGGAACTGAGATGTCATGAAATTAATTCTGATGGGTTTTTGGGTACGGGGAGAAACGAGGCTGTTAAATGGATGTTGAAGGTGATTGCCCATTACGGGTTCACTGTCATGACTGGTGTTTTAGCTGTGTTATACTATGACAGATTCGTGTCAAGCCCTTGTTTTCAGAAAGATAAGCCATGGATGAGTCAACTGGCTGCTGTGGCTTGTCTTTCTATAGCTGCAAAACTGGAGGAAACTCAA GTGGAAGAATCCAAGTATGTTTTCGAGGCAAAGACGATACAGAGAGGGGAGCTATTGGTGCTCTCGACGCTTAAATGGAAGGTGAATCTCGTTACACCACTCTCATTCTTTGACCACATTGTTAGGAGATTTGGATTGATCACCAATTTACACACCGAGTTCTTGAGGAGCTGTGAGAGTCTCATACTCACTATCGTAACCG ATTGTAGGTTCGTGCATTTTCTTCCTTCTGTCATTGCTGCTGCAACAATGAAGTATGTTATCAGAGAGGTCCAGCCTTCTGTTGCCCCGGAATACGAAAACCAACTCGTGACCGTGCTAAAAACTAGCAAG GACAAGATCGATGCTTGCCATACACTCATTCTGGAGCTAATGGATGACCATAATCGCAGGCCTTGCCACAAGAGAAAGTATAACTTCATACCCAGTAGCCCAAGTGGTGTGATCGATTCATATTTCAGCTCCGATAGTTCAAATGATTCATGGGCATATGTTTCGCCTGGTTCATCCTCTCCGGAGCCATTATTTAAGAGAAGCAGAATTCTGGATCAGCACACCTTAGTAGCTTCATTAAGCAGTAATTTGCCTGTTGGTGTGACCGACCATCCCCATTGA